The Conexivisphaera calida genome includes a region encoding these proteins:
- a CDS encoding GNAT family N-acetyltransferase, translating to MSYILVRRMSEDDLGEMRDLWLELIADYGGHELEYDADAEEMWRGSMLASLGRDDLGVLVAELRSYAAKMEEHAGPSPRLIGYIFFRVITPPLRSKYADHVYVSDLVVRRNFRRMGVASALMKGLQRELGEGPHRIYLRVPADNDAAVRFYGKNGFRISEYVMEMELESHVEDRS from the coding sequence TTGTCCTATATACTGGTGCGCCGCATGTCCGAGGATGACCTGGGCGAAATGCGCGACCTGTGGCTGGAGCTGATCGCCGACTACGGCGGCCACGAGCTGGAGTACGACGCCGATGCTGAGGAGATGTGGCGTGGATCCATGCTGGCATCCCTCGGACGAGACGACCTAGGTGTGCTCGTGGCCGAGCTGAGATCCTACGCTGCAAAGATGGAGGAGCACGCGGGGCCCTCCCCGCGCTTGATAGGCTACATATTCTTCAGGGTGATAACGCCTCCGCTGCGCTCCAAGTACGCTGATCATGTGTACGTATCGGATCTGGTGGTCAGGCGGAACTTCAGGAGGATGGGGGTAGCCTCCGCGCTCATGAAGGGATTGCAGAGGGAACTGGGCGAAGGTCCCCATCGGATCTACCTGAGGGTGCCGGCCGACAACGACGCAGCGGTGAGGTTCTACGGGAAGAATGGATTCAGGATCAGTGAGTACGTGATGGAGATGGAGCTGGAGAGCCACGTGGAGGACCGATCGTGA
- a CDS encoding translation initiation factor eIF-2B, whose protein sequence is MPPEETIANIASGRIYGSTEVALAVLEDIRSEVSRGPRGFAQFLLDYVPRYLAARPTSIALLNAVREFLSSYLRAARSGRSTDEVVPGIIESILSARMAAKSSIAEIGARRLKDGESVLMHSYSRTAMGIVRKAAEELGLRLSIYVTESRPIGEGLKAAEELARIGEGVRIKVIVDSAVRYFMKDVDRVIVGADAVAANGAVVNKVGTSVVALAAKEARVNFYVAAETYKFSFETLTGELVPQVVLSDASLVAPPRRMARLTGRAVVRAPVFDVTPAEYIDAIITERGITAPQAIPLLIREIYGWPPRVPSIQRLLEEVRDLAGAE, encoded by the coding sequence GTGCCGCCCGAGGAGACAATCGCGAACATTGCTTCTGGACGTATATACGGATCCACGGAGGTCGCGCTGGCGGTGCTCGAGGACATACGCTCCGAGGTATCCCGTGGTCCTCGCGGATTCGCGCAGTTCTTACTGGACTACGTGCCTAGGTATCTGGCGGCCAGGCCGACGAGCATAGCGCTGCTGAACGCCGTGAGGGAATTCCTCTCGTCGTACCTGAGGGCAGCGCGCAGCGGGAGATCGACGGATGAGGTGGTCCCCGGGATCATCGAGTCGATACTGTCCGCTAGGATGGCGGCCAAGTCCTCCATAGCGGAGATAGGGGCCAGAAGGCTGAAGGACGGAGAGTCCGTGCTCATGCACTCATACAGCAGGACCGCCATGGGCATCGTGAGGAAGGCGGCGGAGGAGCTCGGCCTCAGGCTGTCCATTTACGTGACGGAGTCGAGGCCGATCGGTGAGGGCCTGAAGGCGGCGGAGGAGCTCGCGCGCATTGGAGAAGGAGTGCGCATCAAGGTGATAGTGGACTCGGCCGTCAGGTACTTCATGAAGGACGTCGACAGGGTGATAGTGGGCGCGGACGCGGTTGCCGCGAACGGTGCCGTGGTGAACAAGGTGGGCACTTCGGTGGTGGCACTCGCGGCGAAGGAGGCCAGGGTGAACTTCTACGTGGCGGCGGAGACTTACAAGTTCAGCTTCGAGACGCTGACGGGCGAGCTGGTACCCCAGGTCGTCCTCTCCGACGCGTCGCTGGTGGCACCGCCGAGGCGCATGGCAAGGCTCACCGGAAGGGCGGTCGTGAGGGCACCCGTCTTCGACGTGACGCCAGCAGAGTACATTGACGCGATAATAACGGAGAGGGGGATCACCGCCCCGCAGGCGATCCCGCTGCTCATCAGGGAGATCTACGGGTGGCCGCCACGCGTTCCGAGCATACAGAGACTGCTCGAGGAGGTGAGGGATCTTGCAGGTGCCGAATGA
- a CDS encoding ribose 1,5-bisphosphate isomerase — protein sequence MPNDLPKEVLEIREDIRTMRIRGAGRIARAVAMALSKAAAAFVGNDVDEFVKYMEETAAFLRGARPTAVSLPNAISFVMRRLREKGIATVDEGKRTVEEAAKEFVEYSERAVDEIGELGARRFRSGDVVMTHCHSSAAAAVLAAARRAGKVDRVYVKETRPRLQGLIAARVLADAGLDVILIPDSAVRYFMKDVDRVIVGADAVAANGAVVNKVGTSVVALAAKEARVNFYVAAETYKFSPKTLIGELVPIEFRDPAEVVGREWLQEHPNVEVLNPVFDVTPAEYIDAIITERGVISPYAAPLILLEEYGVHAWD from the coding sequence GTGCCGAATGATCTTCCAAAGGAAGTCCTCGAGATACGCGAGGACATCCGCACAATGAGGATCAGGGGAGCTGGAAGAATAGCCAGGGCAGTAGCGATGGCACTCTCCAAGGCGGCTGCGGCGTTCGTCGGAAACGACGTGGATGAATTCGTGAAGTACATGGAGGAAACCGCGGCATTCCTGAGGGGAGCGAGGCCGACTGCCGTGTCGTTGCCCAACGCGATCTCCTTTGTGATGAGGAGGCTCAGGGAGAAGGGGATTGCAACTGTGGATGAGGGGAAGAGGACCGTGGAGGAGGCAGCCAAGGAGTTCGTGGAGTACTCGGAGAGGGCCGTCGATGAGATAGGGGAGCTGGGCGCCAGGAGGTTCAGGAGTGGGGACGTCGTGATGACGCACTGCCATAGCAGCGCCGCGGCGGCGGTGCTGGCGGCGGCGCGCAGGGCAGGCAAGGTTGACAGGGTCTACGTGAAGGAGACGAGGCCCAGGCTCCAGGGTCTGATCGCCGCCAGGGTGCTCGCCGACGCTGGGCTCGACGTGATCCTGATACCGGACTCGGCCGTCAGGTACTTCATGAAGGACGTCGACAGGGTGATAGTGGGCGCGGACGCGGTTGCCGCGAACGGTGCCGTGGTGAACAAGGTGGGCACTTCGGTGGTGGCACTCGCGGCGAAGGAGGCCAGGGTGAACTTCTACGTGGCGGCGGAGACTTACAAGTTCAGCCCGAAGACGTTGATCGGCGAGCTGGTGCCGATAGAGTTTCGGGACCCTGCGGAGGTCGTGGGAAGGGAATGGTTACAGGAACATCCTAACGTGGAGGTACTCAATCCCGTCTTCGACGTGACGCCAGCAGAGTACATTGACGCGATAATAACGGAGAGGGGCGTCATCTCTCCATACGCGGCGCCGCTGATATTATTGGAGGAGTACGGCGTCCACGCCTGGGATTGA
- a CDS encoding MFS transporter translates to MKAESTPQTAPAAASSTGSARLPWAIIAALSLGMLVYGVAESYGPVSAVGGVLPQNLAFLAYSLPYIAGGFGALLSGWMADALGRRNSFIVTAALIVIGIVLYIIYAFWASLVGLLVASFVLVGMAAIGLESPVLAMLAEAIPAKWRGNLLVIVQNFGNLGVAITFIPLFIGLTGLTNTVAIALLFIAPLAALIIALIAAGESLPWSAVSGKSKMDVKSAWQSIDGEAKPVEPSTSLWLRLLVLMILGIAQDVAFVYITYGVTYSYFSQDIASLVPIVGGLTMVIVGIIFGMFFVEKIRRKTLAVLSFGLQAAFWAILWAFVASTGSTAGLLLLALMTIQFLPVELTWASRAVLEPELFPTRTRGRLISVVRTVVWIVTGIITGVLTFYVPPFNVAAASVFAIFLISVITAGIWWSKGFETSGKSLSGHDVL, encoded by the coding sequence ATGAAAGCTGAATCAACGCCGCAGACTGCGCCTGCCGCCGCGTCATCCACCGGCTCGGCGCGCCTGCCCTGGGCGATAATAGCTGCGCTCTCCCTCGGGATGCTCGTCTACGGCGTCGCCGAGAGCTATGGCCCAGTGAGCGCAGTGGGCGGAGTCCTGCCCCAGAACCTCGCGTTCCTAGCCTACAGCCTACCGTACATAGCAGGCGGCTTCGGCGCCCTCCTATCCGGGTGGATGGCCGACGCCCTGGGGAGGAGGAACTCGTTCATAGTGACCGCGGCACTCATAGTGATAGGTATAGTCCTGTACATTATCTACGCGTTCTGGGCGTCGCTCGTTGGGCTCCTCGTGGCATCGTTCGTGCTCGTGGGAATGGCAGCCATTGGCCTCGAGAGCCCGGTGCTCGCGATGCTGGCCGAGGCGATACCGGCCAAGTGGCGCGGCAATCTACTGGTCATAGTCCAGAACTTCGGCAACCTGGGTGTCGCCATAACATTCATCCCTCTCTTCATTGGCCTCACCGGGCTGACTAACACCGTCGCAATAGCGCTGCTCTTCATAGCTCCGCTGGCCGCCCTCATAATCGCGCTGATCGCTGCGGGCGAATCCCTTCCGTGGAGTGCGGTGTCCGGTAAATCCAAGATGGACGTCAAATCCGCCTGGCAGAGCATAGATGGCGAGGCAAAGCCCGTCGAGCCGTCGACGAGCCTCTGGCTGAGGCTCCTCGTGCTGATGATACTAGGTATAGCTCAGGACGTTGCGTTCGTCTACATAACATACGGTGTCACATACTCGTACTTCTCCCAGGACATAGCGAGTTTGGTGCCCATAGTGGGCGGGCTGACGATGGTCATTGTCGGAATAATCTTCGGGATGTTCTTCGTGGAGAAGATAAGGAGGAAGACACTGGCCGTGCTGTCCTTCGGGCTGCAGGCGGCGTTCTGGGCCATACTCTGGGCATTCGTAGCTTCCACCGGGAGCACGGCCGGACTGCTGCTCCTCGCGCTCATGACGATACAGTTCCTGCCGGTCGAGCTCACCTGGGCATCCAGGGCGGTCCTGGAGCCCGAGCTGTTCCCGACCCGCACGCGGGGCAGATTAATATCCGTCGTCAGGACTGTTGTGTGGATAGTGACCGGGATCATAACTGGAGTCCTCACGTTCTACGTGCCGCCCTTCAACGTGGCCGCTGCCTCCGTCTTCGCGATATTCCTGATCTCAGTCATCACTGCGGGCATATGGTGGTCAAAGGGGTTCGAGACCAGCGGGAAGAGCCTTTCCGGGCACGACGTGCTCTGA
- a CDS encoding thioredoxin family protein, whose translation MSAQSQVACVNPDEVGELVRNRDYVVLDCWAPWCAPCHVLGAMLRDLAPKYPEITFARINVQRYPEFQERMEIFGLPTLLAWRKGKLVLRMPGVPDWRTLRSTLDDLVTGE comes from the coding sequence ATGTCGGCGCAGAGTCAGGTGGCATGTGTGAATCCCGACGAGGTGGGCGAGCTCGTGAGGAACAGGGACTACGTCGTGCTCGACTGCTGGGCTCCGTGGTGCGCACCGTGCCACGTGCTGGGTGCGATGCTCAGGGATCTGGCGCCCAAGTACCCTGAGATTACGTTCGCCCGCATAAACGTGCAGAGATATCCAGAGTTCCAGGAGAGGATGGAGATATTCGGGCTCCCCACGCTGCTTGCGTGGAGGAAGGGGAAGCTTGTCCTCAGGATGCCCGGCGTTCCGGACTGGAGGACCCTTAGGTCCACACTGGACGATCTGGTGACCGGTGAATGA
- a CDS encoding MFS transporter has protein sequence MEYKWRVWSVTMVGSLMSALDSTIVVLAILPIAEDLHTDYITMVWVVVAYLLVNTALVLSLGRMGDIYGRKRMYNAGFVVFIIGSALSGLAPSGILLVVFRGIQGIGAALLTANSFALISQAFPPQERGRAFGMNSIVWGAGSVLGIVLGGLIITYTTWRAIFLINVPIGIFGTLWAYKAIKPDARAGGGESFDLVGAGTFTAALLSLLLAFTWGLLYSWSDQYVYAFLAASAALFASFVAWEAKFSADPIVDVSLFRNRVFSFSVGVAMLQSLALFAVNFLLMFYFEGIAGVPILTAAYLLLPMSVMSMIVGPYAGRLSDRVGARVIATVGLIVQALALYMLSRISPATPLLSVAALEAIYGVGGGMFWPANTSAIMSASPSRSYGVASGVMNMLRNTGMVLSFIIALSAATSVLPAHVVYELFIGTLSGRLPEAMALAYLRGQAFAFTISTALLIASAAMSLVRGKHDLQAQTHGRSTSY, from the coding sequence ATGGAGTACAAGTGGAGGGTATGGTCCGTCACCATGGTCGGCAGCCTCATGTCGGCCCTGGACAGCACCATAGTGGTCCTGGCGATACTCCCGATAGCCGAGGACCTGCACACGGACTACATAACCATGGTATGGGTGGTGGTGGCATACCTGCTGGTGAACACGGCGCTCGTCCTCAGCTTGGGCAGGATGGGCGACATCTACGGCAGGAAGCGCATGTACAACGCGGGCTTTGTGGTCTTCATAATAGGGTCGGCGCTCTCTGGCCTGGCCCCCAGCGGAATACTCCTAGTCGTCTTCCGCGGAATACAGGGCATAGGCGCGGCGCTGCTGACCGCGAACTCCTTCGCACTGATATCTCAGGCGTTCCCCCCGCAGGAGAGAGGGCGCGCCTTCGGCATGAACTCGATCGTGTGGGGCGCCGGGTCCGTCCTCGGGATAGTGCTGGGCGGCCTCATAATAACATACACTACGTGGAGGGCAATATTCCTGATAAACGTGCCAATAGGGATCTTCGGGACCCTCTGGGCATATAAGGCGATAAAGCCGGACGCCAGGGCCGGCGGCGGTGAAAGCTTCGACCTCGTGGGTGCCGGGACCTTCACTGCGGCGCTCCTATCGCTCCTCCTCGCGTTCACGTGGGGGCTCCTCTACTCCTGGTCGGATCAGTACGTGTACGCCTTCCTGGCGGCGTCCGCGGCGCTGTTCGCGTCGTTCGTGGCCTGGGAGGCGAAGTTCAGCGCGGATCCCATAGTGGACGTCTCGCTGTTCCGCAACAGGGTGTTCTCGTTCTCCGTCGGGGTCGCGATGCTGCAGTCGCTCGCGCTCTTCGCGGTGAACTTCCTCCTCATGTTCTACTTCGAGGGAATAGCCGGAGTTCCGATACTTACCGCGGCATATCTGCTGCTCCCCATGTCCGTGATGTCCATGATAGTGGGACCGTACGCTGGGAGGCTCAGCGATCGCGTCGGCGCCAGGGTGATCGCGACGGTCGGTCTGATAGTACAGGCGCTCGCGCTCTACATGTTGAGCAGGATATCGCCGGCCACCCCGCTCCTAAGCGTTGCAGCGCTGGAGGCCATTTACGGTGTAGGCGGCGGCATGTTCTGGCCGGCCAACACGAGCGCGATCATGTCGGCGTCCCCGTCTAGGAGCTACGGTGTTGCGTCCGGAGTGATGAACATGCTCAGGAACACGGGCATGGTCCTGAGCTTCATCATCGCGCTCTCGGCCGCGACGTCGGTCCTGCCAGCACATGTGGTCTACGAGCTGTTCATAGGAACTCTGAGCGGGAGGCTGCCGGAGGCCATGGCGCTCGCCTACCTGAGGGGGCAGGCGTTCGCGTTCACGATCTCCACCGCGCTCCTAATCGCGTCCGCGGCCATGTCGCTGGTCAGGGGAAAGCACGACCTACAGGCTCAAACCCATGGCCGATCAACCTCCTACTAA
- a CDS encoding STT3 domain-containing protein translates to MSKERLMSALNRYGIPVGLALAAVLSIAVRLMPMKYGFYLNEFDPYFHYYATSVMVQDIEAHGIHGISEFFHTVDHMAWYPWGYNLGSLRVNGLYLLNAVIYLALRAVGLHATLYQYAAIAPVVMGGLAVFPVFMIVRRATGNSYAALLGSFLIAVLPGLMLRTDFGWYKGTPFAYVLGTFSLALLIMGIEDSGVKSYVYSLVAGIILGYIQVVWGGSVNFAGVVGIALLLVPFLLKVGRDLPIKELLIVLPTLIPAAFPTPGLSWIKYPTELLLYGALVLGVIAAATAKNGDVPLRAREGMIAILVAAVGYFLYRSPHALSGRYLSVLNPLLRISPSPLNTVAEQQSVSGISILTTYGVLVLLAIAGGYYLLKNRRFSSIVIPIFLIWSMYLATSFAQLLPFLSIALAVGAPIGLHYAVSNIAPGPAVVGKGKRRRARLEYYKYGKAALVVAILAITAYPAYAYWVMPNNTPVTIVTSATTMGSNPAWLNALSWINKSTPSNSVIIAWWDYGYWIEVAGNRTAVVDNATVNGTQISLVAQMFLDNQTQAIGVLNYFKSFDPSRPIYVAVFATGADPSKLYNDPYLSGYQVSGRIYGLGGDEGKVDAMIVWAGYNRSLYINSTTGMFTDYFYSNTLIGQMLPLRWVGWAQIDPTTGQVVGMSPYYVSQANYPYAQLPFYTYGLVYNSTSYPIRLAYSTPVYEEPNGLWAQVLIYQYVGNYTG, encoded by the coding sequence ATGTCCAAGGAGCGACTGATGTCCGCGCTCAACAGGTACGGAATACCGGTCGGCCTCGCGCTGGCGGCAGTGCTGTCCATTGCTGTCAGGCTCATGCCGATGAAGTACGGGTTCTACCTGAACGAGTTCGACCCATACTTCCACTACTACGCGACCTCCGTCATGGTGCAGGACATCGAGGCGCACGGGATCCACGGTATATCGGAGTTCTTCCACACCGTGGACCACATGGCGTGGTACCCCTGGGGTTATAATCTAGGATCGCTCCGCGTCAACGGCCTCTACCTGCTCAACGCGGTGATCTATCTCGCCCTCCGCGCGGTGGGGCTTCACGCCACCCTCTACCAGTACGCTGCGATCGCGCCGGTCGTCATGGGCGGGCTCGCAGTCTTCCCGGTGTTCATGATCGTCAGGAGGGCCACCGGCAACTCGTACGCCGCGCTCCTGGGGTCGTTCCTGATAGCGGTCCTCCCGGGCCTGATGCTGAGGACTGACTTCGGATGGTACAAGGGGACGCCATTCGCGTACGTCCTTGGGACCTTCAGCTTGGCGCTCCTCATAATGGGCATTGAGGACTCCGGCGTGAAATCGTACGTGTACTCACTAGTCGCTGGCATCATCCTGGGGTACATACAGGTGGTGTGGGGAGGGTCCGTGAACTTCGCAGGGGTCGTCGGTATCGCGCTGTTGTTGGTGCCCTTCCTTCTCAAAGTCGGCAGGGATCTACCCATCAAGGAGCTCCTCATAGTGCTCCCCACGCTGATTCCGGCCGCCTTTCCCACTCCAGGGCTCTCCTGGATCAAGTACCCCACCGAGCTCCTGCTGTACGGGGCGCTAGTCCTGGGCGTGATAGCCGCCGCCACCGCCAAGAACGGCGACGTCCCGCTTCGCGCGAGGGAGGGAATGATCGCAATCCTGGTGGCGGCGGTAGGGTACTTCCTCTACAGGTCCCCCCACGCCCTCTCCGGCAGGTACCTCTCGGTGCTCAACCCGCTGCTCAGGATCTCCCCGTCGCCGCTCAACACGGTGGCGGAGCAGCAGAGCGTGAGCGGGATCAGCATACTCACCACGTACGGCGTGCTCGTCCTGCTGGCGATAGCCGGCGGCTACTATCTCCTGAAGAACAGGCGCTTCTCCTCGATAGTCATACCGATATTCCTAATATGGTCCATGTACCTTGCCACGTCCTTCGCGCAGCTCCTGCCTTTTCTCTCGATAGCGCTAGCGGTGGGCGCCCCCATAGGCCTGCACTACGCGGTGAGCAATATAGCCCCGGGGCCGGCGGTCGTCGGCAAGGGTAAGCGCAGGAGGGCCCGGCTGGAGTACTACAAGTACGGGAAGGCGGCGCTCGTCGTGGCGATATTGGCGATAACCGCTTACCCGGCGTACGCCTACTGGGTGATGCCGAACAACACACCGGTCACAATAGTAACGTCGGCCACCACAATGGGCAGCAACCCCGCATGGCTCAACGCGCTGTCGTGGATCAACAAGAGCACTCCCTCCAACTCGGTGATAATAGCCTGGTGGGACTACGGCTACTGGATAGAGGTCGCGGGCAACAGGACCGCTGTCGTGGACAACGCGACCGTAAACGGCACGCAGATATCACTCGTCGCCCAGATGTTCCTGGACAACCAGACACAGGCGATCGGCGTGCTGAACTACTTCAAGTCGTTTGATCCATCCAGGCCCATATATGTGGCAGTGTTCGCCACGGGCGCAGATCCATCCAAGCTCTACAACGATCCGTACCTGAGCGGCTATCAGGTGTCAGGCAGGATCTATGGCCTGGGCGGTGACGAGGGCAAGGTTGACGCGATGATAGTCTGGGCGGGATACAACAGGAGCCTCTACATAAACTCCACCACGGGCATGTTCACCGACTACTTCTACAGCAACACCCTCATAGGTCAGATGCTGCCCCTCAGGTGGGTCGGATGGGCACAGATAGATCCGACCACCGGGCAGGTGGTGGGGATGTCCCCATACTACGTGTCGCAGGCGAACTACCCCTACGCGCAGCTCCCGTTCTACACCTATGGCTTGGTCTACAACTCCACCTCCTACCCGATAAGGCTGGCGTATTCCACCCCGGTGTACGAGGAACCGAACGGTCTCTGGGCACAGGTCCTAATATACCAGTACGTGGGTAACTACACCGGCTGA
- a CDS encoding phosphoribosyltransferase family protein has product MSWLSDETCEWLREVLRRLLEGAGVSVVHAGGERILRIEWLNLYNEPAILRAVADAIVDDARSSGISYDAVASIETSGAKYGIAVSLRSGVPYFSIHKVEKVIFEDPIGMDGESVTEARPSRLFLDRSTARRYPRVLLVDDIVRSSRTAEAASRLLRAAGSEVVGCYSVLDLMFAGGRSTSPCRSLIVVDDVDARGRVHISGGLAPALAASCGKAKIEGDA; this is encoded by the coding sequence ATGAGCTGGCTGTCCGACGAGACGTGCGAGTGGCTTCGGGAGGTCCTCCGCAGACTCTTAGAGGGCGCCGGCGTCAGCGTAGTCCACGCGGGCGGCGAGAGGATCCTCAGGATAGAGTGGCTCAACCTCTACAACGAGCCGGCTATCCTGCGCGCCGTTGCCGACGCGATAGTTGATGACGCGCGCTCCTCGGGGATCTCATACGACGCGGTGGCCTCGATAGAGACGTCGGGCGCGAAGTACGGGATAGCGGTCTCGCTCAGATCGGGGGTTCCCTACTTCTCGATACACAAGGTGGAGAAGGTGATCTTCGAGGACCCGATAGGCATGGATGGTGAATCGGTGACGGAGGCCAGGCCCTCTAGGCTCTTCCTGGACAGGTCCACCGCGCGCCGCTATCCGCGCGTCCTCCTGGTGGACGACATAGTCCGCAGCTCCAGGACCGCGGAGGCGGCATCGCGCCTGCTCAGGGCCGCCGGCTCCGAGGTGGTCGGGTGCTACTCAGTGCTGGACCTCATGTTCGCGGGGGGAAGGTCCACCTCCCCCTGTAGGTCCCTCATCGTGGTGGACGACGTCGACGCTCGCGGCCGCGTCCACATATCCGGCGGCTTGGCGCCCGCGCTGGCTGCGTCATGTGGAAAAGCGAAAATAGAAGGAGATGCGTAG
- a CDS encoding formate--phosphoribosylaminoimidazolecarboxamide ligase has translation MDGLLKDYDLGKLTVATIASHSAFQILLGAKREGLRTLALAPPGRGWFYSRAWFVDEVWELDLRDLTSMADRLLSRSAVLVPHGSYVEYVGWRAALEIRVPTFGNRYLLEWEADQHRKMDLLASAGLHVPRTYGSPDEVDGPVIVKLYGAKGGRGYFFARDADELREGLREVDGPYIIQEYVVGVPAYHHFFYSPLMGRVELFGFDVRYESNVDGRTFGLAEPTFVVVGNTPLVLRESLLPGVQRDGESFTSAVSERTGRPPIGPFSLESIVRDTLEVVYFEFSGRIVAGTSVYMVHGSPYSLMYFKEPLDMGRRIAMEIREAAESGRLQEIVT, from the coding sequence CTGGACGGGCTGTTGAAGGACTACGATCTCGGAAAGCTCACGGTGGCCACGATAGCCAGCCACTCGGCGTTCCAGATACTCCTGGGCGCGAAGCGCGAGGGCCTCAGGACCTTGGCGCTGGCGCCGCCCGGCCGGGGCTGGTTCTACTCGCGGGCGTGGTTCGTGGATGAGGTCTGGGAGCTGGACCTCCGGGATCTGACGTCGATGGCGGACAGGCTGCTCTCGAGGAGCGCTGTGCTCGTGCCGCACGGCAGCTACGTGGAGTACGTCGGATGGCGCGCTGCCCTCGAGATCCGCGTCCCCACGTTCGGCAACAGGTATCTCTTGGAGTGGGAGGCCGACCAGCACAGGAAGATGGACCTCCTGGCGTCTGCGGGCCTCCACGTTCCCAGGACCTACGGATCGCCGGACGAGGTCGACGGCCCCGTCATCGTGAAGCTCTACGGCGCCAAGGGCGGGAGGGGCTACTTCTTCGCACGCGATGCGGATGAGCTGAGGGAGGGGCTCCGCGAGGTCGACGGACCGTATATAATTCAGGAGTACGTCGTCGGGGTCCCGGCATATCACCACTTCTTCTATAGTCCGCTGATGGGACGCGTGGAGCTCTTCGGCTTCGACGTCAGGTACGAGTCAAACGTCGACGGTAGGACATTTGGGCTCGCGGAGCCGACGTTCGTCGTGGTCGGGAACACACCGCTCGTGCTCAGGGAGTCGCTGCTCCCGGGAGTACAGCGCGACGGCGAATCGTTCACCTCGGCTGTGTCTGAGCGTACTGGGAGGCCCCCCATCGGTCCGTTCTCGCTGGAGTCCATAGTGAGGGACACCCTCGAGGTGGTCTACTTCGAGTTCTCCGGTAGGATAGTGGCCGGCACCAGCGTCTACATGGTGCACGGAAGTCCCTACTCGCTCATGTACTTCAAGGAACCGCTGGACATGGGGAGGAGGATCGCGATGGAGATCAGGGAGGCGGCCGAGTCCGGCCGGCTGCAGGAGATAGTCACATGA
- a CDS encoding formate--phosphoribosylaminoimidazolecarboxamide ligase family protein yields MSTSVTVAVLASHSALDVLDGAKEEGMRTIAVAKRGRERAYREFPIVDRLMVLDDYSRMVDEEIVSELNAAGSIFVPNRSFAVYVGYDNIERAFPVRIFGNRRLLRWEERVGAANYYRLLDEGGIRRPRTYGSPDEVDGPVMVKLPEAGRRVERGFFVARDGRDLMEKARRLAERGLIRMEDLSSAAIEELVVGAHFNLNFFYSPIKGRLELESIDRRIQSNLDGLYRLPAADQLELGIDARYVEVGHEPATIRESLLEKVFDVGYRFLDAARRIVPPGVIGPFTLQAMVTPELDLVVFDVAPRIGGGTNAYMGIGGQYSSLYFRRPVSTGRRIAMEIREAAESGRLQEIVT; encoded by the coding sequence GTGAGCACATCCGTTACTGTTGCCGTCCTGGCGAGCCACTCCGCGCTCGATGTTCTGGATGGCGCCAAGGAGGAGGGCATGAGGACCATCGCGGTGGCGAAGAGGGGGAGGGAGAGGGCGTACAGGGAGTTCCCAATCGTCGATCGCCTGATGGTCCTGGACGACTACTCGCGCATGGTCGACGAGGAAATAGTGTCGGAGCTGAACGCGGCCGGTTCCATCTTCGTGCCCAACAGGTCCTTCGCAGTCTACGTGGGCTACGACAACATAGAGCGCGCATTCCCGGTCAGGATCTTCGGAAACAGGCGCCTCCTCCGCTGGGAGGAAAGGGTCGGTGCAGCCAACTACTACAGGCTTCTCGACGAAGGGGGCATAAGGAGGCCCAGGACCTACGGATCGCCGGACGAGGTCGACGGCCCCGTCATGGTGAAGCTCCCCGAGGCGGGAAGGAGGGTGGAGAGGGGATTCTTCGTCGCCAGGGATGGAAGGGATCTGATGGAGAAGGCCAGAAGGCTCGCGGAGAGGGGGCTGATAAGGATGGAGGATCTGTCGTCCGCCGCCATAGAGGAGCTGGTTGTGGGGGCGCACTTCAACCTGAACTTCTTCTACAGTCCCATCAAGGGGAGGCTCGAGCTGGAGAGCATCGACAGGAGGATCCAGAGCAACCTGGACGGCCTCTACAGGCTCCCGGCCGCGGATCAGCTGGAGCTGGGGATCGACGCCAGATACGTGGAGGTGGGCCACGAGCCCGCCACCATAAGGGAGAGCCTCCTGGAGAAGGTGTTCGACGTGGGCTACAGGTTCCTCGACGCGGCGAGGAGGATCGTGCCACCCGGCGTCATAGGCCCGTTCACGCTTCAAGCGATGGTGACGCCGGAGCTGGACCTCGTGGTGTTTGACGTCGCGCCCAGGATAGGCGGCGGCACCAACGCGTACATGGGGATCGGCGGCCAGTACAGCTCGCTCTACTTCCGCCGCCCAGTGTCCACCGGGAGGAGGATCGCGATGGAGATCAGGGAGGCGGCCGAGTCCGGCCGGCTGCAGGAGATAGTAACCTGA